From Macaca mulatta isolate MMU2019108-1 chromosome 3, T2T-MMU8v2.0, whole genome shotgun sequence, the proteins below share one genomic window:
- the ZNF789 gene encoding zinc finger protein 789 isoform X8 produces the protein MYFTREEWGHLDWGQKDLYRDVMLENYRNMVLLGSEARHRMKKLTPKQKFSEDLESYKISVVMQESAEKLSEKLHKCKKFVDSCRLTFPTSGDEYSRDFLQNLNLIQDENVQTRWKQGRYDEDDKPLNQRSFLLGHEQILTRAKSYECSECGKVIRRKAWFDQHQRIHFLENPFECKVCGQAFRERSALTVHKQCHLQNKPYRCHDCGKCFRQLAYLVEHKRIHTKEKPYKCSECEKTFSQNSTLIRHQVIHSGEKRHKCLECGKAFGRHSTLLCHQQIHSKPNTHKCSDCGQSFGRNVDLIQHQRIHTKEEFFQCGECGKTFSFKRNLFRHQVIHTGSQPYQCVICGKSFKWHTSFIKHQGTHKGQIST, from the coding sequence GTTCTGAAGCCAGACACAGGATGAAAAAGCTAACTCCAAAACAGAAGTTTTCTGAAGATTTAGAGTCATATAAGATATCAGTGGTAATGCAGGAATCGGCCGAGAAACTTTCAGAAAAGTTACATAAGTGTAAAAAATTTGTGGACAGTTGCAGGCTTACTTTCCCTACTAGTGGCGATGAATACAGCAGGGACTTCCTTCAAAACCTTAACCTTATTCAAGATGAGAATGTGCAAACCAGGTGGAAGCAGGGCAGGTATGATGAGGATGACAAACCCCTCAATCAAAGATCTTTTCTTTTGGGGCACGAGCAAATTCTCACAAGAGCAAAGTCTTACgaatgcagtgaatgtggaaaagTCATTAGGCGTAAGGCATGGTTTGATCAACATCAAAGAATTCACTTCTTAGAGAATCCCTTCGAATGTAAGGTATGTGGGCAAGCCTTCAGAGAGCGGTCAGCTCTTACGGTCCATAAACAGTGTCACCTGCAAAACAAGCCATACAGATGTCATGACTGTGGAAAGTGTTTTCGGCAGCTCGCGTATCTTGTTGAACATAAGAGGATTCATACCAaagaaaaaccctataaatgtagtGAATGTGAAAAAACCTTTAGTCAGAATTCAACCCTTATtcgacatcaggtgatccacagTGGAGAAAAACGCCATAAATGCCTTGAGTGTGGAAAAGCCTTTGGCCGGCATTCAACCCTTCTGTGTCATCAACAGATTCACAGTAAACCGAACACCCATAAATGCAGTGATTGTGGACAGTCCTTTGGTCGGAATGTGGATCTCATTCAGCATCAAAGAATCCATACAAAGGAGGAATTCTTTCAATGTGGAGAATGTGGGAAAACGTTTAGTTTTAAGAGGAATCTTTTTCGACATCAGGTCATTCACACCGGAAGCCAACCCTACCAATGTGTCATATGTGGAAAATCTTTCAAGTGGCACACAAGCTTTATTAAGCACCAGGGCACTCACAAAGGACAGATATCCACGTGA
- the ZNF789 gene encoding zinc finger protein 789 isoform X9: protein MTTAKGSEARHRMKKLTPKQKFSEDLESYKISVVMQESAEKLSEKLHKCKKFVDSCRLTFPTSGDEYSRDFLQNLNLIQDENVQTRWKQGRYDEDDKPLNQRSFLLGHEQILTRAKSYECSECGKVIRRKAWFDQHQRIHFLENPFECKVCGQAFRERSALTVHKQCHLQNKPYRCHDCGKCFRQLAYLVEHKRIHTKEKPYKCSECEKTFSQNSTLIRHQVIHSGEKRHKCLECGKAFGRHSTLLCHQQIHSKPNTHKCSDCGQSFGRNVDLIQHQRIHTKEEFFQCGECGKTFSFKRNLFRHQVIHTGSQPYQCVICGKSFKWHTSFIKHQGTHKGQIST from the coding sequence GTTCTGAAGCCAGACACAGGATGAAAAAGCTAACTCCAAAACAGAAGTTTTCTGAAGATTTAGAGTCATATAAGATATCAGTGGTAATGCAGGAATCGGCCGAGAAACTTTCAGAAAAGTTACATAAGTGTAAAAAATTTGTGGACAGTTGCAGGCTTACTTTCCCTACTAGTGGCGATGAATACAGCAGGGACTTCCTTCAAAACCTTAACCTTATTCAAGATGAGAATGTGCAAACCAGGTGGAAGCAGGGCAGGTATGATGAGGATGACAAACCCCTCAATCAAAGATCTTTTCTTTTGGGGCACGAGCAAATTCTCACAAGAGCAAAGTCTTACgaatgcagtgaatgtggaaaagTCATTAGGCGTAAGGCATGGTTTGATCAACATCAAAGAATTCACTTCTTAGAGAATCCCTTCGAATGTAAGGTATGTGGGCAAGCCTTCAGAGAGCGGTCAGCTCTTACGGTCCATAAACAGTGTCACCTGCAAAACAAGCCATACAGATGTCATGACTGTGGAAAGTGTTTTCGGCAGCTCGCGTATCTTGTTGAACATAAGAGGATTCATACCAaagaaaaaccctataaatgtagtGAATGTGAAAAAACCTTTAGTCAGAATTCAACCCTTATtcgacatcaggtgatccacagTGGAGAAAAACGCCATAAATGCCTTGAGTGTGGAAAAGCCTTTGGCCGGCATTCAACCCTTCTGTGTCATCAACAGATTCACAGTAAACCGAACACCCATAAATGCAGTGATTGTGGACAGTCCTTTGGTCGGAATGTGGATCTCATTCAGCATCAAAGAATCCATACAAAGGAGGAATTCTTTCAATGTGGAGAATGTGGGAAAACGTTTAGTTTTAAGAGGAATCTTTTTCGACATCAGGTCATTCACACCGGAAGCCAACCCTACCAATGTGTCATATGTGGAAAATCTTTCAAGTGGCACACAAGCTTTATTAAGCACCAGGGCACTCACAAAGGACAGATATCCACGTGA
- the ZNF789 gene encoding zinc finger protein 789 isoform X10, producing MKKLTPKQKFSEDLESYKISVVMQESAEKLSEKLHKCKKFVDSCRLTFPTSGDEYSRDFLQNLNLIQDENVQTRWKQGRYDEDDKPLNQRSFLLGHEQILTRAKSYECSECGKVIRRKAWFDQHQRIHFLENPFECKVCGQAFRERSALTVHKQCHLQNKPYRCHDCGKCFRQLAYLVEHKRIHTKEKPYKCSECEKTFSQNSTLIRHQVIHSGEKRHKCLECGKAFGRHSTLLCHQQIHSKPNTHKCSDCGQSFGRNVDLIQHQRIHTKEEFFQCGECGKTFSFKRNLFRHQVIHTGSQPYQCVICGKSFKWHTSFIKHQGTHKGQIST from the coding sequence ATGAAAAAGCTAACTCCAAAACAGAAGTTTTCTGAAGATTTAGAGTCATATAAGATATCAGTGGTAATGCAGGAATCGGCCGAGAAACTTTCAGAAAAGTTACATAAGTGTAAAAAATTTGTGGACAGTTGCAGGCTTACTTTCCCTACTAGTGGCGATGAATACAGCAGGGACTTCCTTCAAAACCTTAACCTTATTCAAGATGAGAATGTGCAAACCAGGTGGAAGCAGGGCAGGTATGATGAGGATGACAAACCCCTCAATCAAAGATCTTTTCTTTTGGGGCACGAGCAAATTCTCACAAGAGCAAAGTCTTACgaatgcagtgaatgtggaaaagTCATTAGGCGTAAGGCATGGTTTGATCAACATCAAAGAATTCACTTCTTAGAGAATCCCTTCGAATGTAAGGTATGTGGGCAAGCCTTCAGAGAGCGGTCAGCTCTTACGGTCCATAAACAGTGTCACCTGCAAAACAAGCCATACAGATGTCATGACTGTGGAAAGTGTTTTCGGCAGCTCGCGTATCTTGTTGAACATAAGAGGATTCATACCAaagaaaaaccctataaatgtagtGAATGTGAAAAAACCTTTAGTCAGAATTCAACCCTTATtcgacatcaggtgatccacagTGGAGAAAAACGCCATAAATGCCTTGAGTGTGGAAAAGCCTTTGGCCGGCATTCAACCCTTCTGTGTCATCAACAGATTCACAGTAAACCGAACACCCATAAATGCAGTGATTGTGGACAGTCCTTTGGTCGGAATGTGGATCTCATTCAGCATCAAAGAATCCATACAAAGGAGGAATTCTTTCAATGTGGAGAATGTGGGAAAACGTTTAGTTTTAAGAGGAATCTTTTTCGACATCAGGTCATTCACACCGGAAGCCAACCCTACCAATGTGTCATATGTGGAAAATCTTTCAAGTGGCACACAAGCTTTATTAAGCACCAGGGCACTCACAAAGGACAGATATCCACGTGA